In one window of Corynebacterium incognita DNA:
- a CDS encoding inositol monophosphatase family protein gives MASVGELLPVAEAVVDEAEAIFHAGFGAPDLALHDKGNGDFATTADLAIEQRVRQLLVQMTGVEVYGEESTHASASSTGRSELPRTGAVWVVDPIDGTSNFAAQNPNCGILVALVHDLQPVAAVVSFPKLRLRMAATDGGGVRGLPATAPHPQRHVGVFSQTRPELYTAIRHRGLRPRVSGSVGLDLAYAARGVLSGAINYSPHPWDNAAGALLVREAGGTVTTPEGDDWDCTSRGIIVGDAATHAQLLGAAQSLNRKI, from the coding sequence ATGGCATCTGTTGGTGAGTTGCTCCCGGTGGCTGAAGCCGTGGTGGACGAGGCGGAAGCGATTTTTCACGCGGGCTTCGGGGCACCGGACCTGGCCCTGCACGACAAGGGCAACGGTGACTTTGCCACCACCGCTGATCTCGCGATTGAGCAGCGGGTACGCCAGCTGCTGGTGCAGATGACCGGCGTCGAGGTCTACGGCGAAGAAAGTACTCACGCTTCCGCTTCCTCGACCGGACGCAGCGAGCTGCCCCGCACCGGTGCGGTGTGGGTCGTGGACCCGATTGACGGCACGAGCAACTTCGCGGCCCAGAACCCCAACTGCGGGATCCTCGTGGCGTTGGTGCACGATCTCCAGCCGGTGGCGGCAGTGGTGTCGTTTCCGAAGCTGAGGCTGCGCATGGCCGCAACCGACGGCGGCGGGGTACGCGGACTTCCTGCCACGGCTCCGCATCCGCAGCGCCACGTTGGCGTCTTTTCGCAGACCCGACCGGAACTCTACACAGCGATTCGCCACCGCGGGCTGCGCCCCCGAGTGTCGGGTTCCGTGGGCCTGGACCTCGCTTATGCCGCGCGCGGCGTGCTCAGCGGGGCTATCAATTATTCGCCGCACCCATGGGACAACGCAGCTGGGGCGTTGCTCGTCCGCGAAGCCGGGGGTACTGTGACTACCCCAGAAGGTGACGACTGGGACTGCACAAGCCGCGGCATCATCGTTGGTGACGCCGCCACGCACGCTCAGCTGCTGGGTGCAGCGCAGTCTTTGAACCGTAAGATATAG
- a CDS encoding TIGR02234 family membrane protein yields the protein MSTPHSTHNPHTPDAPDQAAGSKKHSRLAALGLALSSLILWLAGRMSWVTAVSEDDKAGRAINDVPGATWSVELIALAAAFLAGALAVLVLRRQARRIIGVVCAIAAIAGSIGPTLLLVQGADPERAKALLTAGATSGKANAPVSISEWAVVTEATVNPLGVALALLGFAVALVAAVVVVIRPGHDSPRVSKYERAATRREKLEEELETSPDSQRVMWDALDAGLDPTDSGEKGRR from the coding sequence GTGTCCACACCGCATTCCACGCACAACCCGCACACCCCTGATGCGCCGGACCAGGCGGCGGGGTCGAAGAAGCACTCGCGTCTGGCCGCGCTGGGTCTCGCGCTGAGCTCGCTGATTTTGTGGCTGGCTGGGCGCATGTCCTGGGTGACGGCGGTGAGTGAGGACGACAAGGCCGGCCGCGCGATCAACGACGTTCCGGGCGCGACGTGGTCGGTCGAACTCATCGCGCTGGCCGCCGCATTCCTGGCCGGTGCCTTGGCAGTGCTAGTGCTGCGCCGCCAGGCCCGCCGTATCATCGGCGTGGTGTGTGCGATAGCCGCGATTGCAGGCAGCATTGGTCCGACACTGTTGCTAGTCCAGGGCGCGGACCCAGAGCGCGCGAAGGCTTTGCTGACCGCTGGCGCGACGAGCGGCAAGGCGAACGCGCCGGTGTCCATCAGTGAGTGGGCCGTCGTGACGGAGGCGACCGTTAACCCACTCGGAGTGGCCCTCGCGTTGCTGGGCTTCGCCGTCGCGTTAGTGGCGGCGGTGGTGGTCGTCATTCGCCCGGGCCATGATTCGCCGCGGGTCTCGAAATACGAGCGGGCCGCCACCCGGCGGGAGAAGCTGGAGGAAGAGCTGGAGACCAGCCCGGACTCCCAGCGGGTGATGTGGGATGCGTTGGACGCCGGCCTGGACCCCACCGACTCAGGGGAGAAGGGGCGTCGCTAA
- a CDS encoding molybdopterin-dependent oxidoreductase, translating to MDFVVAMGDNPDFPLWLRATHLINFILIGMLLRSGVEMLASMPRLWWRNDCAPGSEWLKFTKRELPKERGVYTSLMDELSVSPVLALPGRENIGLARHWHGATVMFWVLNGLVYVVLLFATGLWRRIVPTSWDVFAEAWESAKIYMGFGVPGIEHFTPYDALQQLAYSFVIFILAPFMMLTGVAMAPAVRVRFPRLVKILGGHQGARSLHFIGMVLMSGFIVIHVFLVFFVHREHNMVHMVFGDVETTRYAQAFIIMVTTVVVVLVLWIALSYWSLSDRARTHRILVAITEVGRKIFLNWMRPVPKTQEVYTDKDLSDWHWTNGLPPTADESPEWTDFAKNDFADYTIRVIDDINGVEKTITLDDLKKLPQRSFIATHTCMQGWSATSRWSGPALVDVLGLLGPRPEGANYVMIESYGLAQKMYDNRPREPFYACFDVETAEEEQSILALQRNDHDIESYLGAPVRARVESNHGYKAVKWVSTIRWIHDYADYGDGRGGTREDSALQAFNGRI from the coding sequence ATGGACTTTGTTGTCGCCATGGGCGACAACCCCGACTTCCCGCTCTGGCTGCGTGCCACGCACCTCATCAACTTCATCCTCATCGGCATGCTCCTGCGCTCCGGCGTGGAGATGCTCGCTTCCATGCCACGGCTGTGGTGGCGCAATGACTGCGCCCCCGGCTCGGAGTGGCTGAAGTTTACTAAGCGTGAGCTTCCCAAGGAGCGTGGCGTATATACCTCATTGATGGATGAGCTCTCCGTGAGCCCAGTCCTGGCGCTCCCAGGCCGCGAAAATATTGGCCTCGCCCGCCACTGGCACGGCGCTACAGTGATGTTCTGGGTGCTCAACGGCCTCGTCTACGTCGTGTTGCTGTTCGCCACCGGCCTGTGGCGCCGCATTGTCCCCACCAGCTGGGATGTCTTCGCCGAGGCATGGGAGTCCGCCAAGATCTACATGGGCTTCGGCGTGCCAGGCATTGAGCACTTCACACCCTACGACGCGCTGCAACAGTTGGCATATTCCTTCGTCATCTTCATCCTGGCCCCGTTCATGATGCTCACCGGCGTGGCCATGGCCCCAGCCGTGCGCGTGCGGTTCCCGCGCTTGGTGAAGATCCTCGGCGGCCACCAAGGCGCGCGTTCCCTGCACTTCATCGGCATGGTGCTCATGTCCGGATTCATCGTCATCCACGTCTTCCTTGTCTTCTTCGTCCACCGCGAACACAACATGGTGCACATGGTCTTCGGCGACGTGGAGACCACTCGCTACGCCCAGGCCTTCATCATCATGGTGACCACCGTCGTAGTGGTCCTCGTCCTTTGGATTGCGCTGTCCTACTGGTCCCTGTCCGACCGCGCCCGCACACATCGAATTCTGGTGGCCATCACCGAGGTTGGCCGCAAGATCTTCCTCAACTGGATGCGCCCGGTGCCCAAGACCCAGGAGGTCTACACCGACAAGGACCTCTCCGACTGGCACTGGACCAATGGTCTGCCGCCGACCGCGGACGAGTCCCCGGAGTGGACCGACTTTGCCAAGAACGACTTCGCCGATTACACGATCCGCGTCATCGACGACATCAACGGTGTGGAAAAGACCATCACCTTGGACGATCTGAAGAAGCTGCCGCAGCGCTCGTTCATTGCCACCCATACCTGCATGCAGGGTTGGTCCGCCACCTCGCGCTGGTCCGGCCCCGCGCTTGTCGACGTCCTGGGGCTGCTCGGCCCGCGCCCGGAAGGCGCCAACTACGTCATGATCGAGTCTTATGGCTTGGCACAGAAGATGTACGACAACCGCCCGCGCGAGCCGTTCTACGCCTGCTTCGACGTAGAAACCGCCGAAGAGGAGCAGTCCATCCTGGCGCTGCAGCGCAATGACCACGACATTGAGAGCTACCTCGGCGCCCCCGTTCGTGCTCGCGTCGAATCCAACCACGGTTATAAGGCCGTGAAGTGGGTATCCACCATCCGCTGGATTCACGACTATGCGGACTACGGCGACGGCCGCGGCGGAACGCGCGAAGATTCCGCGCTGCAGGCTTTCAACGGTCGCATTTAG
- a CDS encoding MFS transporter — MVAVASAFGAWSILLPVVPLFVMDSGGSPSLAGWSTGAFMAATVATQIMTPRMLRAWGYRPVMAVAAFMLGIPALGHMLGAEAWVTILFSALRGIGFGAICVAESALIAELVPQRALGRATAMLGVAVGVAQMLFLPAGLALAGATSFNVVFITAAVIALIAAIMCLRIPSVSADAAADSADDDVQRAAMWKLVLVPALALTTISMSFGVVSSFLPATVRETDPETGALLGGIMLSLVGGACIVGRYFAGSIADRTGVAGAMMIPSQLFAFFGIALITFGIMWQWPVWVFVLGAIVFGLGFGSVQNESLLSMFSRLPRRRVSEASAVWNIFYDGGTGIGSVLLGSLVSGYGYAGAYGAGAGVIIAGVFMTAMDWSLGRNRVSEFDNIKTRLKRLRKV; from the coding sequence ATGGTGGCTGTGGCCTCTGCCTTCGGCGCCTGGTCTATTCTCTTGCCGGTGGTCCCACTATTTGTGATGGACTCCGGCGGTTCACCATCCCTGGCGGGCTGGTCCACGGGTGCCTTTATGGCCGCCACCGTGGCCACTCAGATCATGACGCCGCGCATGCTGCGCGCCTGGGGCTACCGGCCCGTCATGGCGGTCGCGGCGTTCATGCTCGGTATTCCCGCCTTAGGGCACATGTTGGGCGCTGAGGCGTGGGTGACCATTCTGTTTTCTGCGCTGCGCGGCATTGGCTTTGGAGCGATCTGCGTCGCCGAATCTGCCCTGATCGCTGAGCTCGTCCCGCAACGCGCCCTGGGCCGCGCAACGGCCATGCTTGGCGTGGCCGTCGGCGTCGCGCAGATGCTCTTCCTGCCGGCTGGCCTGGCTCTGGCGGGCGCTACTAGCTTCAACGTCGTCTTCATCACCGCGGCGGTGATCGCGCTGATCGCGGCAATCATGTGCCTGCGCATCCCGAGCGTGTCAGCGGACGCGGCAGCAGATAGCGCGGATGATGACGTCCAGCGCGCCGCCATGTGGAAGCTCGTCCTGGTCCCCGCGTTGGCGCTGACCACAATCTCCATGAGCTTCGGCGTGGTTTCCTCCTTCCTTCCCGCCACTGTGCGGGAAACGGATCCGGAAACCGGGGCGCTGTTGGGTGGCATCATGCTGTCTTTGGTGGGCGGCGCCTGTATCGTCGGTCGTTACTTCGCGGGATCCATCGCTGACCGTACCGGCGTGGCCGGCGCGATGATGATCCCGTCCCAGCTCTTCGCTTTCTTCGGCATTGCGCTCATCACCTTCGGCATCATGTGGCAGTGGCCCGTGTGGGTATTTGTTCTCGGCGCCATCGTCTTTGGCCTCGGCTTCGGCTCGGTACAAAACGAATCCCTCCTGAGCATGTTTTCCCGCCTGCCGCGACGTCGGGTCTCGGAGGCCTCGGCAGTATGGAACATCTTCTACGACGGCGGCACCGGCATCGGTTCAGTGCTGTTGGGGTCCCTGGTTTCGGGCTATGGCTACGCGGGCGCTTATGGCGCGGGTGCTGGCGTTATCATCGCCGGCGTGTTCATGACCGCCATGGACTGGAGCCTCGGCCGCAACCGCGTCAGCGAATTCGATAACATCAAGACCCGACTCAAGAGGCTGCGCAAGGTCTAG
- a CDS encoding imidazole glycerol phosphate synthase subunit HisH: MNKDGNQAMHAADNGAPTVVVFAPGDKLPASSAAARGTVDALEKARVPAVLSRDPQEAAEAAAFVVVSDDPFAEFMADFQASFGPRVIGQRLSGGRPVLALGTAFAALFDAAIVDGREIPGCGEWPGTVGRMSASSTAITTYATVTPAEGHRLAFLPDEARFAFTVTEAATGFALTDSEITQPPQVAWANIGAATIVAAVDNGPLCGCAFLPHDSRDAGIALLQRWAEGII; this comes from the coding sequence ATGAATAAGGACGGTAACCAGGCAATGCACGCGGCAGACAACGGCGCCCCGACGGTAGTGGTATTCGCGCCAGGCGATAAACTCCCGGCCTCCTCGGCGGCGGCGCGGGGCACGGTCGACGCCTTGGAGAAGGCGAGGGTACCTGCGGTGTTGAGCCGCGACCCCCAGGAAGCGGCCGAGGCCGCAGCGTTCGTCGTGGTGAGCGACGATCCTTTCGCGGAGTTTATGGCCGACTTCCAAGCGTCTTTCGGCCCTCGCGTGATTGGGCAGCGGCTTTCCGGCGGCCGCCCGGTGTTGGCGTTGGGCACCGCCTTCGCCGCGCTTTTCGACGCCGCGATCGTGGACGGCCGCGAGATCCCCGGCTGTGGGGAGTGGCCCGGCACCGTCGGCCGCATGAGCGCGTCGTCGACGGCGATCACCACCTACGCGACGGTGACTCCCGCGGAAGGTCATCGCTTAGCTTTCCTGCCGGACGAGGCACGGTTTGCCTTCACCGTCACCGAGGCGGCCACGGGCTTTGCCCTCACTGACTCCGAGATCACCCAGCCACCACAGGTGGCGTGGGCGAATATCGGCGCCGCGACCATCGTGGCGGCCGTGGACAACGGCCCGCTGTGCGGCTGCGCGTTCTTGCCGCATGACTCCCGTGACGCCGGGATTGCGCTTCTTCAGCGCTGGGCAGAAGGTATCATCTAG